The proteins below are encoded in one region of Methanosarcina barkeri 3:
- the hdrB gene encoding CoB--CoM heterodisulfide reductase subunit B, with protein MEKLSLFLGCIVPNRYPGIEKATKLCLQKLDIDVSDLPGASCCPAPGVFKSFDKATWLALASRNIVLSEKMGRDLLTVCNGCYGSLADANLELKKDPELKACTNNCLKEIGMEFRGTAEVRHIIEYLYKEFGPEKLKDHITTQLDLKVALHYGCHLIKPSKDRNLGETEAPVFFDELVEATGAKSVDYTDKMMCCGAGGGVRSGHAAESLEMLEHKLACIRQAGVDCIVNACPFCHLQFDRGQLAVNEKFGTDYSIPVLHYSQLLGLALGFSPYELGIEQNAVQNIEFLAKIYEISAGLK; from the coding sequence ATGGAAAAACTATCGCTGTTCCTTGGATGCATCGTACCCAATCGTTATCCCGGCATTGAGAAAGCAACTAAACTCTGCCTGCAGAAACTTGATATAGACGTATCCGACCTGCCAGGAGCTTCCTGCTGTCCTGCACCAGGAGTTTTCAAATCCTTTGATAAAGCAACCTGGCTTGCCCTTGCCAGCCGGAACATAGTTCTCTCTGAAAAAATGGGCAGGGACTTACTTACAGTCTGCAATGGTTGCTACGGCTCACTGGCAGATGCTAATCTGGAGCTTAAAAAGGACCCTGAATTAAAGGCATGCACGAATAATTGCCTTAAAGAAATCGGCATGGAATTCAGAGGCACTGCCGAAGTTAGGCACATAATCGAATATCTATATAAAGAGTTTGGGCCTGAAAAGCTCAAGGATCATATCACAACCCAGCTTGACCTTAAAGTGGCACTTCACTACGGATGTCACCTTATCAAGCCTTCAAAGGACCGAAATCTCGGAGAAACAGAGGCTCCGGTTTTCTTTGATGAACTTGTCGAAGCTACGGGTGCAAAAAGCGTAGATTATACTGACAAAATGATGTGCTGTGGAGCCGGAGGAGGAGTCCGTTCAGGGCATGCTGCCGAGTCCCTTGAAATGCTTGAGCACAAACTAGCCTGTATTCGGCAAGCAGGAGTGGATTGTATCGTTAATGCATGTCCTTTCTGCCACCTGCAATTTGACAGGGGACAACTTGCAGTCAACGAAAAATTCGGAACGGATTACTCGATCCCTGTCCTTCACTATTCTCAGCTACTGGGTCTTGCTCTCGGCTTTTCTCCATATGAATTGGGAATAGAACAGAATGCAGTTCAGAATATTGAGTTTCTCGCAAAAATCTATGAGATCAGTGCAGGTTTAAAATAA
- the cobJ gene encoding precorrin-3B C(17)-methyltransferase, translating into MEESQSQSQDKATRGKLYIVGIGPGSVEQMTIRARDIILNADYVLGNSTYLDQIASLLGTQEVIRSYMGKEVDRARKAVELARVANVAMVSGGDTNVYGMAGIVLEVAEHQGLEVDIEILPGVTAILAGASILGAPVVTDFAVISLSDLLTPWNVIEKRLNLAAEADFVMALYNPKSRKRQSNFSRAIEIIRQYKADSVPVGLVKNALRGDGEDRAVTTLGKVMEYEDWVDMSTTILIGNGDSRIWSSQKKDFIITPRGYHKKYDY; encoded by the coding sequence ATGGAAGAGTCACAATCGCAATCGCAAGATAAGGCAACCAGAGGAAAACTTTACATCGTAGGGATCGGTCCAGGATCTGTAGAACAGATGACGATCAGAGCTAGAGATATAATCCTTAATGCCGACTATGTACTCGGAAACAGTACTTACCTGGACCAGATAGCAAGCCTCCTTGGAACCCAGGAAGTAATCCGCAGCTATATGGGTAAAGAAGTAGACAGGGCGAGAAAAGCGGTAGAGCTTGCAAGAGTTGCAAATGTTGCAATGGTAAGCGGCGGTGATACCAACGTATACGGCATGGCAGGCATCGTACTTGAGGTTGCTGAACATCAAGGACTTGAGGTAGATATAGAGATTCTTCCGGGAGTCACAGCAATTTTAGCCGGGGCAAGTATATTGGGTGCACCTGTTGTAACAGATTTTGCAGTTATCAGCCTCAGTGACCTCCTGACTCCCTGGAATGTGATTGAAAAACGGCTTAATCTTGCTGCAGAAGCCGATTTTGTAATGGCTCTCTATAACCCGAAAAGCCGCAAGAGACAATCCAACTTTTCAAGAGCTATAGAAATTATCCGCCAGTACAAGGCCGATTCCGTGCCTGTGGGACTTGTGAAAAATGCTCTGAGGGGAGATGGTGAAGACAGAGCAGTAACCACTCTTGGAAAAGTTATGGAGTACGAAGATTGGGTAGACATGAGCACTACGATTCTCATTGGAAACGGAGATTCCAGAATCTGGAGCTCTCAAAAGAAGGATTTCATAATCACCCCCAGGGGGTATCACAAAAAGTATGACTACTGA
- a CDS encoding cobalamin biosynthesis protein, producing MIIGIGTRRGITKEEVIEAIKQALDESGLSLEEITALASAKLKENEQGLLEAGKILGIPVDFLPDETLNSYNPPSASKASRFGLKGVAEPAALALSEEKQLICRKKIYGRVTIAIAR from the coding sequence ATGATCATAGGAATCGGAACTCGCAGGGGTATTACGAAAGAAGAGGTTATTGAAGCCATAAAACAGGCTCTCGATGAATCCGGTCTGAGCCTGGAAGAAATTACGGCTTTAGCTTCTGCGAAACTTAAGGAAAACGAACAAGGGCTTCTGGAAGCGGGAAAAATACTCGGTATTCCGGTAGATTTTTTGCCGGATGAGACGTTAAACAGCTACAATCCTCCTTCAGCCTCCAAGGCTTCCCGTTTTGGACTAAAAGGAGTTGCAGAACCTGCAGCTCTGGCCCTTTCTGAAGAAAAACAATTGATTTGCAGGAAGAAAATCTATGGAAGAGTCACAATCGCAATCGCAAGATAA
- a CDS encoding cytochrome c biogenesis CcdA family protein produces the protein MYSEVISPVVAFGAGIASVLSPCILPLLPAVLATSAGKNKLRPLAIVLGVSISFTIMGVATSAFGSVFYAYTDQLKILAEVLILILGFALLFDISLFNSFSKFPLLGKMNDEGTFSGLLLGLSLGVLWIPCVGPILGSILTMVAVEGNTATGAFTLLIYSLGFAVPMLLLAYSAHFSASKIRLISKWDAVFKKVVGIVLVLVGLWMIYQNHYQWFM, from the coding sequence ATGTATTCTGAAGTTATTTCCCCTGTGGTTGCATTTGGAGCAGGAATTGCCAGTGTCCTGTCCCCTTGCATCCTTCCTCTTCTGCCTGCTGTCCTGGCAACATCTGCAGGAAAAAACAAATTGAGGCCTCTAGCAATAGTGCTTGGAGTCTCAATATCCTTCACTATAATGGGAGTGGCAACCTCTGCCTTTGGGTCAGTGTTTTATGCGTATACGGATCAACTTAAGATTCTAGCAGAAGTCTTGATTCTCATACTTGGCTTTGCTCTACTCTTTGATATAAGCCTATTCAATTCATTTTCAAAATTTCCCCTTCTTGGAAAAATGAATGATGAAGGAACTTTTTCAGGCCTCTTGCTTGGTCTTTCCCTAGGTGTTCTTTGGATCCCTTGCGTCGGACCAATTTTAGGCTCTATACTGACCATGGTAGCTGTAGAGGGAAACACTGCTACTGGAGCGTTTACTCTTTTAATCTATTCGCTTGGGTTTGCGGTTCCAATGCTTCTGCTTGCCTACTCAGCCCACTTTTCCGCCTCTAAGATCCGGCTTATTTCAAAGTGGGATGCAGTTTTCAAAAAAGTAGTGGGAATAGTATTGGTACTTGTCGGGCTCTGGATGATCTACCAAAACCATTATCAGTGGTTCATGTAA
- a CDS encoding co-chaperone YbbN, translating to MKKLIILLIMLAAVIFAAGCTDESQKNNSTDAQAVQESNDIVKTNGSETVSQETQAVQGSNDIAETNKSGQNKTSQETQEGSSVLTVTSLEQINTSLKQGPVLVKIGSKHCGPCQAMRPMLKELATEYSGKATITSIDITESPDLEAYFEIGYVPDTSLIVGIEDGDYVYMQENGTVTKDRFQARIQGQMEKKVYEDRINLALLQEGKSI from the coding sequence ATGAAGAAATTAATTATATTATTGATAATGCTTGCAGCTGTAATCTTTGCCGCGGGCTGTACTGATGAAAGCCAGAAAAACAATTCCACAGATGCACAGGCAGTTCAGGAGAGTAATGACATTGTCAAAACAAACGGGTCTGAAACAGTCTCTCAGGAAACCCAGGCAGTTCAGGGGAGTAATGACATTGCCGAAACAAACAAATCCGGACAGAACAAAACTTCTCAGGAAACTCAGGAAGGAAGTAGTGTTCTTACAGTGACTTCTCTTGAACAGATAAATACATCCCTCAAGCAGGGACCGGTTCTTGTGAAAATAGGATCCAAACACTGCGGTCCATGCCAGGCTATGAGACCCATGCTTAAGGAACTGGCAACAGAATACAGTGGGAAAGCTACTATTACGTCTATAGATATAACTGAGAGCCCTGATCTTGAAGCTTACTTTGAAATCGGATATGTCCCTGACACTTCTTTGATCGTGGGTATTGAAGACGGGGATTATGTGTATATGCAAGAGAATGGAACAGTCACTAAGGATAGATTCCAGGCTAGAATTCAAGGACAAATGGAAAAAAAGGTTTATGAGGATCGTATAAATCTTGCCCTTCTCCAAGAAGGGAAAAGTATATAA
- a CDS encoding precorrin-8X methylmutase, which produces MTTEESNNEQVGNLDNLEELTELTVDVDTELVSICKDSGARTEEAKAIYMKSRTMIQELIGNKTPEDRFRQRCVIATGDLSVADIMRFMHDPIPAGVEAIKKGAPIFVDINMVKAGVTKAGHKSEIICVLDEDPNAEIANRYGITRTSAGFLAARERLNGSIIAIGNAPSALIMVCKLIEKGVRPALVIGLPVGFVNAAESKEIVRNLKIPVPSISCVGTRGGTPMAVACVNELVAIARESEDSEESQG; this is translated from the coding sequence ATGACTACTGAAGAGAGTAATAACGAACAGGTCGGGAACCTCGACAATCTGGAAGAACTTACCGAACTTACAGTTGATGTGGATACTGAACTTGTAAGCATTTGTAAAGACTCAGGGGCAAGAACCGAAGAAGCAAAAGCCATCTATATGAAAAGCCGGACAATGATCCAGGAACTCATTGGCAACAAAACTCCTGAAGACCGCTTCCGCCAGCGCTGTGTTATTGCTACCGGAGATCTTTCTGTAGCAGATATCATGCGTTTCATGCATGACCCCATTCCTGCAGGTGTGGAAGCTATTAAAAAAGGCGCCCCGATTTTCGTAGATATCAATATGGTAAAAGCCGGAGTTACAAAGGCAGGGCATAAATCCGAAATTATTTGCGTGCTTGATGAAGACCCGAATGCTGAAATTGCTAACAGATACGGAATTACGCGCACATCAGCAGGCTTCCTCGCTGCCCGGGAGCGACTCAATGGGAGTATTATTGCAATCGGAAATGCACCTTCTGCCCTTATTATGGTCTGCAAACTTATAGAAAAGGGTGTGAGACCAGCCCTTGTTATCGGGCTTCCTGTAGGTTTCGTAAACGCAGCCGAATCTAAGGAAATTGTCAGAAATCTGAAAATACCTGTACCCTCGATTAGCTGTGTCGGGACAAGAGGAGGAACTCCTATGGCGGTTGCATGCGTAAATGAACTTGTTGCAATCGCAAGAGAAAGTGAAGACTCAGAAGAAAGTCAAGGATAA
- a CDS encoding DUF1847 domain-containing protein yields MQCALCRIKECVKGKNCSVIRYGLEYTGDNLKSIQISAWLESDGMKRTKLEEIAIYAKRLGYTKIGIAFCIEYEREAKLVYEILSRYFEVFSVCCKVCSFEKASLGIKKSEGQEFEAVCNPIGQAQLLNDDLTDLNIMLGLKTGYDILFAKYSEAPAITLPIEELPQLADPKIDVIE; encoded by the coding sequence GTGCAGTGCGCGTTATGTCGGATTAAGGAATGCGTGAAAGGTAAAAATTGTTCAGTCATTAGATATGGGCTTGAATATACAGGCGACAATCTTAAATCAATTCAGATTTCTGCCTGGCTTGAATCCGATGGCATGAAAAGGACGAAACTTGAAGAGATAGCTATTTATGCAAAAAGGCTTGGGTATACAAAAATAGGAATTGCTTTTTGTATTGAATATGAACGAGAAGCAAAGCTAGTTTATGAGATTCTTTCAAGATATTTTGAGGTGTTTTCGGTTTGCTGCAAAGTCTGCAGCTTCGAAAAAGCTAGTCTCGGAATTAAAAAATCCGAGGGCCAGGAGTTTGAAGCGGTCTGTAATCCTATCGGTCAGGCGCAGCTACTGAATGATGATCTTACGGATCTCAATATCATGTTGGGGCTTAAAACAGGCTATGATATCCTTTTTGCAAAATACTCCGAAGCTCCTGCAATAACGCTGCCTATTGAAGAGCTACCCCAGTTAGCTGATCCGAAAATTGACGTTATAGAATAA
- a CDS encoding DUF2284 domain-containing protein translates to MLGKFEDLFKKASEVGLKAYFVDADDIPIENRIALKCAYGCRGYGKRLSCPPNVISVEEFRKIIGEYNSALLLVDECDTSLVSDILEAWGEIRKDSFHKMLELEHEAFREGFTFAHLLRPGSCNECDVCNLKECIKPELRRFAPEAVGVNLQKAMEKAGLILEFCKPEKTVCVGILLLE, encoded by the coding sequence ATGTTAGGAAAATTTGAAGATCTTTTTAAAAAAGCATCAGAGGTCGGGCTCAAGGCTTACTTTGTGGATGCAGATGACATTCCGATTGAGAACAGGATTGCTCTGAAATGTGCTTATGGCTGTAGAGGTTACGGAAAGAGATTGAGCTGTCCACCTAATGTTATATCGGTGGAGGAGTTTAGAAAAATCATAGGAGAATACAATAGTGCACTTCTACTTGTCGATGAGTGTGATACTTCACTGGTATCGGACATCCTTGAAGCCTGGGGAGAAATTCGTAAAGATTCTTTCCATAAAATGTTAGAGCTCGAACATGAAGCTTTCAGGGAAGGTTTTACTTTTGCTCATCTCCTTAGACCCGGCTCATGCAACGAGTGCGATGTCTGTAACCTTAAAGAATGCATAAAGCCTGAATTGAGGCGCTTTGCACCTGAGGCTGTAGGAGTAAACCTTCAGAAGGCAATGGAAAAGGCAGGACTTATACTTGAGTTTTGCAAACCTGAGAAAACAGTGTGTGTAGGAATTTTGCTGCTTGAGTAA
- a CDS encoding Mrp/NBP35 family ATP-binding protein yields the protein MTDKVQPLESLSEKPEEPKIVVNLRRIKRKIMVMSGKGGVGKSTVAANLAAGLALRGHKVGLLDCDIHGPTIPTLFGLESQRPEVNEEGIIPISVLPNLSMMSVGFLLGDKDSPIIWRGPAKMGAIKQFLEDVSWGALDFLIIDLPPGTGDEPLSVAQLIPNCDGSVLVTTPQDVALISVRKSIRFSEKLNVPIIGLVDNMHGLICPHCGKPIEVFGTGGVEKASEDFNIPILARLPIEPKVAEMEDKGTIVQGLLEHSTEWQKNFEAIITAVEQTLGEDKAK from the coding sequence ATGACAGATAAGGTTCAACCACTTGAGAGCTTGTCAGAAAAGCCAGAAGAGCCTAAAATAGTAGTCAACCTCAGACGCATTAAGCGTAAGATCATGGTTATGAGTGGGAAGGGAGGAGTAGGGAAAAGTACAGTTGCAGCAAATTTGGCTGCCGGGCTTGCCCTGCGAGGACACAAAGTTGGGCTTCTGGACTGCGATATTCACGGCCCGACAATTCCTACACTTTTTGGGTTAGAGTCTCAAAGACCCGAGGTTAATGAAGAAGGGATTATTCCAATCTCGGTACTTCCCAACCTTTCTATGATGTCTGTCGGTTTTCTGCTCGGAGACAAGGATTCTCCTATTATCTGGAGGGGACCTGCCAAAATGGGAGCAATTAAACAATTCCTGGAAGACGTTAGTTGGGGAGCACTCGATTTCCTGATTATAGATTTGCCTCCTGGCACAGGAGACGAACCTTTGAGTGTGGCCCAGCTTATCCCCAACTGCGACGGTTCGGTTCTTGTTACAACTCCTCAGGACGTAGCCCTTATCAGTGTTCGAAAATCAATCAGATTCTCTGAAAAGCTTAACGTGCCTATCATAGGGCTTGTTGACAATATGCACGGGCTTATTTGTCCCCACTGCGGCAAGCCGATAGAGGTGTTCGGAACCGGAGGCGTGGAAAAAGCTTCAGAAGACTTCAATATTCCTATTCTTGCCAGACTTCCTATTGAGCCAAAGGTTGCAGAAATGGAAGATAAAGGCACTATTGTCCAGGGGCTGCTTGAGCACAGTACGGAATGGCAGAAGAACTTTGAAGCTATTATAACTGCAGTAGAACAAACTCTGGGAGAGGATAAGGCAAAATAA
- a CDS encoding DUF134 domain-containing protein: MKKCRGRPKCPRRVEQTPDITYFKPRGVPLADLEVVSITVEELEALRLVDVEGLRQEDAAIRVGISRRAFWEDLKAARMKIALALSTGKAIEIKGGNYISADSTDNSEDADNIKEKSENWE; encoded by the coding sequence ATGAAAAAATGCAGAGGACGACCAAAGTGTCCAAGGCGTGTTGAGCAAACGCCTGACATTACATATTTCAAGCCTAGAGGAGTCCCGCTGGCGGACCTTGAGGTTGTATCTATCACGGTAGAAGAGCTTGAGGCCCTGAGACTTGTAGATGTTGAAGGTCTGAGGCAGGAAGATGCAGCCATTAGAGTAGGAATCTCAAGGAGAGCTTTCTGGGAAGATCTAAAAGCTGCTAGAATGAAAATTGCTCTCGCCCTTAGCACAGGAAAAGCAATAGAGATAAAGGGCGGTAACTATATCAGCGCTGATAGCACTGACAATAGTGAAGATGCTGACAACATAAAAGAGAAATCCGAAAATTGGGAATAA
- a CDS encoding isoprenylcysteine carboxylmethyltransferase family protein translates to MVTENVWSHFGMWWVVGLWIIIYGVFLLFVPFYKKSQIKPAGVYTAFIVAFALEMFGVPFSMFAIGWLFGVTLPEGVLWGHTLVQYIGFWGMYLGILISLTGAALVVSGWNQIHKNYWSKEEGKGKLVTTGIYRYIRHPQYTGFFMITLGMMLEWATLPLIILYSLLLVLYYKLAKKEELDIEKEFGSEYLEYKKKTKMFIPYII, encoded by the coding sequence ATGGTAACGGAAAATGTTTGGTCCCATTTTGGGATGTGGTGGGTCGTCGGCCTGTGGATCATCATTTACGGGGTGTTCCTGCTATTTGTACCGTTTTATAAAAAGAGCCAGATAAAGCCTGCGGGAGTATATACAGCATTTATTGTTGCATTTGCACTTGAGATGTTCGGTGTGCCTTTCAGCATGTTTGCGATAGGATGGCTCTTCGGCGTTACGCTTCCAGAAGGTGTTTTATGGGGTCATACACTTGTGCAGTATATCGGCTTTTGGGGAATGTACCTAGGAATCCTCATATCCCTGACCGGAGCTGCACTGGTAGTGTCAGGCTGGAATCAGATTCATAAGAACTACTGGAGTAAGGAGGAAGGAAAAGGAAAACTTGTTACAACTGGTATCTACAGGTATATTCGCCATCCTCAATACACTGGCTTTTTCATGATAACCCTGGGAATGATGTTGGAATGGGCTACTCTGCCTCTTATAATCCTTTATTCGTTGCTTCTTGTCCTTTATTATAAGCTTGCCAAAAAAGAAGAACTGGACATAGAGAAAGAGTTCGGTAGTGAATATCTTGAATATAAAAAGAAAACAAAAATGTTTATCCCTTACATCATCTAA
- the npdG gene encoding NADPH-dependent F420 reductase: MSSKMLKIAVLGGTGNIGEGMVLRLALQNLMAEGVKNEIIIGSRSKEAADEAAKQDLSELENCGFDTSRINITGNTNFEAAKAAEIIILSLRFDHVIPLLHEIREVIENKIIITPVVPMVKEGDLFVYKPPEEGSAALAIQKNVPASTKVVAAFHNIPARKLKDIAKCKAVHHALVCGDDAEAKKLVIKLTENMGCLRPLDGGPIKQANTMESLTPLLINLAKLNGLKDLGINFS; this comes from the coding sequence TTGAGTTCTAAAATGTTAAAAATAGCTGTCTTAGGAGGAACTGGCAATATAGGAGAAGGTATGGTGCTCAGGCTGGCCCTTCAAAATCTTATGGCTGAAGGTGTAAAGAACGAGATCATTATAGGGTCCAGATCCAAGGAAGCTGCCGATGAAGCTGCAAAACAAGACTTATCAGAGCTTGAAAATTGTGGGTTCGATACTTCAAGAATAAACATTACAGGAAACACTAATTTTGAAGCTGCGAAGGCAGCCGAAATAATAATTCTTTCTCTTCGTTTTGACCATGTTATACCATTGCTGCATGAGATTCGTGAAGTTATTGAAAACAAGATTATTATTACTCCTGTAGTCCCGATGGTAAAGGAAGGAGACTTATTTGTATATAAACCTCCAGAAGAAGGTTCAGCCGCTCTTGCAATTCAGAAAAATGTCCCGGCTTCTACAAAAGTTGTTGCAGCTTTTCACAATATCCCTGCAAGAAAATTGAAAGATATTGCCAAATGCAAGGCTGTGCATCATGCACTGGTATGCGGTGATGATGCAGAAGCAAAGAAGCTTGTCATTAAGCTTACAGAGAATATGGGATGCCTGAGACCCCTGGACGGAGGTCCTATTAAGCAGGCAAACACTATGGAATCGCTTACGCCACTACTGATCAACCTTGCAAAACTCAACGGACTAAAAGATCTAGGAATAAACTTTTCTTGA
- a CDS encoding DUF1284 domain-containing protein — MLKKSNTSGSDSETRSKCLKIRAHHLCCIQGFQGYGYSPVFVANMRAVISDIKAFPSRSLELVSECDVICASCPGKRECTAQESTSSRRIKSMDLVVMEKLKIKEGTVMEADEAFSLVNSQLVNPSDINDVCGTCKWRQKCLWYMQDEE, encoded by the coding sequence ATGCTCAAAAAATCGAACACATCTGGATCGGATTCTGAAACCAGATCTAAATGCCTGAAGATCAGAGCTCATCACCTGTGTTGCATCCAGGGTTTTCAGGGATACGGATACAGCCCGGTTTTCGTGGCTAATATGAGGGCCGTAATTTCAGATATTAAGGCTTTTCCTTCAAGATCTCTGGAACTGGTATCTGAATGTGATGTAATCTGTGCGTCCTGCCCAGGCAAAAGGGAATGCACTGCTCAAGAATCAACTAGTTCTCGCAGAATAAAAAGCATGGATCTTGTTGTTATGGAGAAATTAAAGATAAAAGAAGGAACTGTCATGGAGGCAGATGAAGCCTTCAGTTTAGTTAATTCACAACTGGTCAATCCATCCGACATTAATGACGTCTGCGGGACCTGCAAATGGAGACAGAAGTGTCTCTGGTACATGCAGGATGAAGAATAA
- the hdrC gene encoding CoB--CoM heterodisulfide reductase subunit C, translating into MSEELSKVLKDAGLDLLSCMQCGTCTGSCPSGRHTGLNTRRILRDARKNRVSVLSDDALWLCTTCYTCQERCPRDIPITDALLELRRLAVKKGFMLPEHRKISEMVMECGHAVPLDEETKQKREELGLDPIPVTVQKYPEALQEVRNLLKACKFNELVAEK; encoded by the coding sequence ATGAGTGAAGAATTATCAAAAGTGTTAAAGGATGCAGGTCTTGACTTACTTTCCTGCATGCAGTGTGGCACATGCACAGGGAGTTGTCCTTCAGGGCGGCATACCGGGCTTAATACAAGAAGAATTCTTCGGGACGCACGCAAGAACAGAGTATCAGTCCTTTCTGATGATGCGCTCTGGCTCTGTACTACCTGTTATACCTGTCAGGAACGCTGCCCGCGCGATATACCAATTACTGACGCTCTCCTTGAGTTAAGGAGACTTGCAGTAAAAAAGGGTTTCATGCTTCCGGAACATAGGAAGATCTCGGAAATGGTAATGGAGTGCGGACATGCAGTCCCTCTGGACGAAGAAACAAAGCAAAAGAGGGAAGAACTTGGGCTTGATCCCATACCTGTGACTGTCCAGAAGTATCCTGAAGCTCTTCAAGAGGTAAGGAACCTTCTTAAAGCATGTAAATTTAACGAGCTGGTGGCTGAAAAATAA
- a CDS encoding Xaa-Pro peptidase family protein — protein sequence MIKKVPLTELKNRMRNFRKRMDISNPQWEIAVIFSKINLYYFTGTMQDGMLIIPKNGEATFWVRRSYERALDESLFPNIEPMNSFRDAAKSISELPSTVYLETEVIPLALYQRFQKYFPFKNVKSADSQICAVRAVKSEYELSLTREAGRIHQHVLEDLVPEMLHEGMSEVDLSTELYSVMVEEGHHGLCRFGMFDTEMVLGNVCFGESSIYPSYFNGPGGIYGMSPAVPLIGSRDRKLKKGDLVFIDIGCGVEGYNTDKTTTYMFGSSLPQYAIDAHNKCVEIQNEAASMLKPGAIPSEIYTTIINNLDSEFLQNFMGFGNRKVKFIGHAVGLLIDETPVIAEGFDEPLQEGMVFALEPKKGIENIGMVGIENTFIVTAKGGECITGNNPGLIQIF from the coding sequence ATGATTAAAAAAGTACCTTTAACCGAACTAAAAAACCGGATGAGAAATTTTAGAAAACGGATGGATATCTCAAATCCTCAATGGGAAATAGCTGTTATTTTCAGTAAAATAAACCTCTATTATTTTACAGGTACGATGCAGGATGGAATGTTAATTATCCCTAAGAACGGAGAAGCAACTTTCTGGGTACGCCGCAGCTACGAAAGAGCCCTGGACGAATCTTTATTTCCTAATATCGAGCCTATGAACAGTTTTCGTGATGCTGCAAAGAGCATAAGTGAGCTTCCGAGCACGGTATACCTTGAAACCGAAGTTATTCCTCTAGCTTTGTACCAGAGGTTCCAAAAGTATTTCCCTTTTAAGAATGTCAAATCTGCGGACTCTCAAATTTGCGCTGTCAGAGCAGTAAAAAGTGAATACGAACTCTCGCTAACAAGAGAAGCTGGCAGGATTCATCAGCATGTACTTGAAGATCTTGTACCTGAAATGCTGCACGAAGGAATGAGTGAAGTAGACCTGTCAACCGAACTATATTCAGTTATGGTTGAAGAAGGACATCATGGATTGTGCCGTTTTGGAATGTTTGATACCGAGATGGTCCTGGGAAATGTCTGCTTCGGTGAAAGCTCGATTTATCCTTCTTACTTTAACGGGCCTGGCGGAATTTACGGGATGAGCCCTGCAGTTCCCCTTATCGGAAGCCGTGACAGAAAACTGAAAAAAGGAGATCTTGTATTCATTGATATCGGATGCGGGGTTGAAGGCTATAACACGGATAAAACTACCACATACATGTTTGGCTCTTCGCTTCCACAATACGCCATAGATGCCCATAATAAATGTGTGGAAATACAGAATGAAGCTGCTTCAATGTTAAAACCAGGTGCTATACCCTCGGAAATCTACACAACCATAATAAATAATCTAGATTCGGAATTCCTGCAGAACTTCATGGGTTTTGGCAACCGTAAAGTTAAATTCATAGGCCATGCGGTTGGATTACTAATCGACGAAACCCCTGTGATTGCTGAAGGATTTGATGAGCCACTCCAGGAAGGAATGGTGTTTGCTCTCGAACCTAAAAAAGGAATTGAAAATATAGGAATGGTAGGAATTGAAAATACTTTCATAGTAACTGCTAAAGGTGGAGAGTGTATTACAGGAAATAATCCGGGATTGATTCAAATATTTTAA